The following are encoded together in the Penaeus chinensis breed Huanghai No. 1 chromosome 20, ASM1920278v2, whole genome shotgun sequence genome:
- the LOC125035908 gene encoding merozoite surface protein CMZ-8-like has protein sequence MRWGASREPLGLYQLSLSAISVTHLALYDAASCVSAGQAGVGWATSATLGPSSLSSAAAVCFMAAVAAGGLRAVPSWLCRPRSSSPLPFRRPLPPPSSIACAPRPRPSPLATGPPPPRVPIPTRAHPSHTNNTTLTTNKTHLLHPPDTLRALSLRALRPRTPPPKKAHPPTTAVQLAGIINHPSRYNNTQPHNTSPIPQYKKVYPCSTPTTPSSDHMKQKMKPTHHRGLRWRLYLTSSDPSVRSQQSARPGQHQPPASQGWLAGHATQRLALTLPAYHGAKEKQETKAQRKRGRTKAASARAARRSAGGAVRKGLCSKFVFAIKGQGCMHCVLSDMQANKSGRRANK, from the exons ATGAGATGGGGGGCCAGCCGAGAACCCCTCGGACTTTACCAGCTGAGCCTCTCGGCTATTTCCGTGACTCATCTTGCCCTCTACGATGCGGCCTCGTGCGTGTCGGCCGGGCAGGCCGGCGTCGGCTGGGCTACTTCTGCTACCCTTGGTCCATCGTCGCTGTCTTCGGCTGCGGCAGTGTGCTTCATGGCGGCAGTCGCTGCCGGCGGCTTGCGTGCAGTGCCTTCATGGCTCTGTCGTCCTCGGTCTTCATCTCCCCTGCCGTTCCGTCG TCCTCTGCCGCCCCCATCCTCCATCGCTTgcgccccccgcccccgcccttcaCCTCTTGCTACtgggcccccccccccacggGTTCCCATCCCCACCCGTGCCCAT CCCtcccacacaaacaacacaacccTGACCACCAACAagacccacctcctccaccccccggACACCCTCCGAGCCCTGAGCCTCCGCGCCCTACGCCCCCGCACCCCACCTCCTAAAAAAGCACACCCCCCTACCACAGCAGTTCAACTTGCTGGCATAATCAACCATCCATCAAGATATA ACAATACACAGCCCCATAACACATCTCCCATACCACAGTACAAAAAGGTGTACCCTTGTTCAACACCAACGACACCATCAAGTGACCATATGAAACAGAAAATGA AACCAACACACCATCGAGGTCTTAGATggcgattatatctgacctcgtctgatccctcagttcgctcccagcagtCCGCGCGACCAGGTCAGCACCAGCCTCCGGCCtcccagggctggctggccggacacgcgacccaGCGCTTAGCGCTTACC CTACCTGCTTACCACGGGgccaaagaaaagcaagaaacaaaGGCGCAGCGGAAGCGAGGGCGCACGAAGGCAGCCTCCGCACGTGCAGCTCGACGC TCTGCTGGCGGTGCTGTCAGGAAGGGACTGTGCTCCAAATTTGTATTTGcaataaaaggccaaggatgcaTGCACTGTGTACTTAGCGATATGCAAGCAAACAAAAGTGGCCGCCGAGCGAACaagtaa